Proteins encoded within one genomic window of Pseudorasbora parva isolate DD20220531a chromosome 3, ASM2467924v1, whole genome shotgun sequence:
- the napaa gene encoding N-ethylmaleimide-sensitive factor attachment protein, alpha a, with product MDNSGKEKEALAIMAEADKKMKTTHSRLGMFFGSSSKVEEACDLYVRAGNMFKMAKNWSAAGDAFCKAARLHLQVQSKLDAAVNFLDAGNAFKKSDPQEAVNCFCQVTDIYTDMGRFNIAAKHHISIAEIYESELVDIDKAIVHYEQAADYFKGESSTSAANKCLLKVATYAAQMEQYQKAIEIYEEIGAYSMDTTLLKYGAKDHFFKAALCHFCVDMLNCKLAVQKYEDMFPAFSDARECKLLKKLLDVYEEQNSDAFAEAIREFESITRLDQWQTTMLLRIKRTIQDEESDLR from the exons ATGGATAATTCTGGAAAAGAAAAGGAAGCCTTGGCCATAATGGCTGAGGCAGACAAGAAAATGAAAACGACGCATTCGCGGTTGGGAATGTTTTTCGG GAGTTCCTCCAAGGTCGAGGAGGCCTGTGACTTGTACGTGAGAGCTGGGAACATGTTCAAGATGGCAAAGAACTGGAGTG CTGCGGGAGATGCTTTCTGCAAAGCTGCACGACTGCATTTGCAGGTGCAAAGTAAGCTCGACGCAGCCGTGAACTTTCTTGATGCTGGCAATGCATTCAAAAAGTCTGATCCTCAAG AGGCAGTGAACTGTTTCTGTCAGGTCACTGACATCTACACTGATATG GGGCGTTTCAACATTGCAGCAAAACACCACATATCTATCGCAGAAATCTATGAATCTGAGTTAGTGGACATAGACAAA GCCATTGTTCATTATGAACAGGCAGCCGATTATTTCAAAGGGGAGTCATCCACCAG TGCAGCCAACAAGTGTCTTCTCAAAGTGGCGACCTACGCGGCTCAGATGGAGCAGTACCAGAAAGCCATCGAAATATATGAGGAG ATTGGGGCTTACTCCATGGACACTACCCTGCTGAAGTATGGAGCTAAAGACCATTTCTTCAAAGCAGCGCTATGTCACTTCTGTGTGGACATGCTCAACTGCAAG CTGGCTGTACAGAAGTATGAAGACATGTTTCCAGCCTTCTCAGATGCTAGAGAGTGCAAACTTCTTAAG AAACTTCTTGATGTATATGAAGAGCAGAACAGTGATGCATTTGCTGAAGCA atAAGGGAATTTGAATCCATCACCAGGCTTGATCAGTGGCAGACCACTATGTTACTAAGAATCAAGAGGACCATTCAAGACGAGGAGAGTGACCTTCGCTAA